Proteins from a genomic interval of Candidatus Polarisedimenticolia bacterium:
- a CDS encoding co-chaperone GroES has translation MKVKPLYDRILVRRLNPKEEVKGGIIIPDTAKEKPMEGKVVAVGAGKVDKSGKRIPLEVKVGDKVLIGKYSGQEVKIEDVEHVIIREDEVLGILA, from the coding sequence ATGAAGGTAAAGCCACTGTACGATCGAATCCTGGTTCGGCGGCTCAACCCCAAGGAGGAGGTCAAGGGAGGAATCATCATTCCCGACACTGCAAAAGAGAAGCCCATGGAGGGAAAAGTGGTGGCCGTGGGGGCCGGCAAGGTTGACAAGTCCGGCAAGAGGATTCCGCTCGAGGTGAAGGTCGGCGACAAGGTCCTCATCGGAAAGTACTCGGGCCAGGAAGTGAAGATCGAGGATGTCGAGCACGTGATCATCCGCGAAGACGAGGTGCTCGGAATCCTGGCCTGA